A region of the Mytilus trossulus isolate FHL-02 chromosome 11, PNRI_Mtr1.1.1.hap1, whole genome shotgun sequence genome:
TGAAAGATGACAGTGAAAGCGCGAAAAGgtaagtaaatatatttttctggtTGCAAGCTAAAATGTAAATGCTTGTTAGTTTAGCAAAACATTCTTCTGATGTATTTAAAAACTCGAACAAACCAACCGAATGgaataaaaatgtcatattctTGCCTACTGAAAGCATATCTTcatgtagaaaacggtggattaaacctgaaaTTGCACTGTAATGTAGACTGCTATTCACTTGAGCAAAGAATATCTTTACGAAACGTCTTTTGTTCTGCCTATTTTGATTTGGTATAAATTCTGTCGGGCATTTGTAATTGTGATGTCTTGAGCGAGTTTTATGGAGTTGTTGGGAGATGGATACTAGTATATCAAAAAACTATAAACATGTTTCGGAATCCAACATAtgaatttaatgaaaaactgTAGAACCTCATTAATCTGATTTTTCAAAAGGGAATACTGGTTAAATCAAGTTGTTCTAGTGAAACATGCAGTACGCAATATTGCGATACACTTTTTACTTAAATGTACGTAACATTAAATTAatctatacatgttatattttacaggccagtaGTCAGTAATTCATAAGGAAGTTACTATCGTTTTGTCCAAATGAAATACATATCTTTTATTGCATACCTTCATAGATATTACTTTTGTACATCGATGTTTATATACTAGGCCATTGTATGGTGTATTCGTCTGCTGGTCAGATCCTATGTAATTTACCTTTGTTTTATTCTGTTtcctatattatttataaaatcgaTTAGCTTATTATTTTGAACAGGTTATCAAATCATCAATTTTCTATataggaaatgcctgtaccgagttaggaatatgacagtttttttttcaattcgtatgatgtgtttgagctgtTTGATTTTCCTATTACGATAAGGGACTCtctgtttgaattttccttggagttatgtgtttttgttatttgaattacTTTTGTGTATCAATGACTAACTTGTATGCCTTAAtacttattgttttattattgtgtaCCCTCTTGATACACGCAATGCAAGTACATATGTTATATACAACAGTATGTCAGTGTGGAGcatgatgatataaaaaagaagatgtggtatgattgccaatgagacaactatccacaaaagaccaaaatgacacaaacctAAACACTTATAGGTctccgtacggccttcaacaataagcaaagcccataccgcatatagtcagctataaaaggccccgataagatgATTCTACCCGCACCCGTTTACAGCAAATAAGTTCGTTTAAGTGTTTGTGGGGTTCATATTGatcagtcttaagttttctatgttatgttctctacttttaaatgtctttttttctaatatgttTTCACTCTGTTTTCGACCTCTGGGTGTCTGTATTACTTTGGTAGTTTTTCCCACTTttttatagttgttttttttttaaataaacttatccaTAATCAAAATGTTAACACGGCCATAAAGTGCATTTTTCATCATTGAACGAACATTAAATTGATACGTGACGAGACATGCAATCGACGTAGATAGAAATATCACCTGATCGTATCAATACTAGTATAAGTATAATGAATAAGCAGACGAAGACATCCGGAAGTTTGTCTTATTTCTGAAGTTAAAAAAGGAGACGATTTTACATATTTGGTCTTGTTATAAGTAACTTCAACTAttcaataattatattttctttatcactTGATTAATACATTGTACACTAATGGTCTAAATTTTGCTGCAGAGATATATTgatatttcatctgaaaaattttCATCCCTTGTTTTCATTGATCATTTGTTACTCTCTTAAAAAGACATTATGGACCAACTTTACGACCTCACATTTAAGATTCAATTTCActaaattgaaatatgtaaatTCGAGGTGTAAATAAAGTAATTATCGCTTTACCTATGTAAATTTGAAATCTTTACGAGTATACAAACTGACAAGCTTTAGCTAATGAGGTTTAGTTTTGTGTTGTCTGTCTGTAGATATTTCCATTATAAAGAGTAAACAATGAGTGACCTTGAACCTAACGAATATTTGCGGCTCTTCAAATGTTTACTTGATACAGCAAAAGGGATCGTGTGTGCATTCACCCATGACAAACTTCTATCAAGTTATGAGGGAAGtttccaaaaatatcttgaaGACAAAAAACATTTCTTCTATCATCAATGGCAGGGTACACAATCTCCTTGTTGTGATTGTTCATCTGATGGATGTACTTTTCAAATCATTTGTGCGATGGAAAGTTGGATGTTCAAAATTTTGTACATGGAGACCACCATGGGAAAGACGAGTcacattttaaaacatgaagAAGGAAAACAGCAGAAATGTATTCACAAATATTCAgctttaaacattaaaatcgATAACTTAGATATATGTCCACTGAATTACATTTTACGAACTACATGCATTTTATCAACAAAAGAACAGGCTGCCTTGGCATTGATCGAGGAGAAAAGAAATATCTTATGCCATGCCTGGTCAGCCAAATGTTTGTCTACAGCtcaatcatcaaatatatggaACGACCTGGAAAGAGCTGTTCTCTGTTTAACAAATCCATATCTAGTGAAAATTATAACAGATCAAATCACAGTCATCAAATCATGCGATGTTACTATGGAAGAGATAACTGAGTTTACACAGAAGATTAGCAGAATGAATAAGGTATTTATAGATTCTACATGTACACTATAAAGTAATctatataataacataaaattgttcatGGGCATTTTAATGGTAAATCAATAGTACAGCaaaccaaataataaaaattcagCCGGAGGTCAACATGTGATCCTTTACTCCATGAGTTTCTTGTTATATTATCACTGATCTGATAAATCTATGTTTTAGTTTATACCATTCCAAatgattaaattgaaaaaattgacGTAAAATACCCATTCTTCGTCATGTTCGTAgttaaaaaattgatatcaatACTTGAAAGTCCAAAGATAAGAATAGCGTCGTCAAGAAACGGACATAACCAATATGTTATTTTCGTACGTTCACAAATCGAATGCGGAATGtgtgaaattaataaaatgttggTGTGTTTATTGACTGCATTTTATCCAAATGAACTTGAAATAAAGGATAACATAGTTAAGTCTGCGATATATCTTGACTAAGACTCTATAAATTAACAATGGGATCAACCCCTTTCTTAATGTGAACTTTGAAACCATGATAAACAACTTCCCATTAATATTTGCTAACGTTGTATATGACTTCTCGTTCATCTAGACGGTTACTACTTACAAGAGACAAATGCATCAAGGGTTTTAATTAGTCAAGTTGGAGTTGTCTCATCAAACGTTCAACGAACGCAATTATATTCAGTTTGTGATTATGGAATATCTGTGTCACATCTGACCGTCAAAATAGTCCAATTGTCCCCACAATCGCGTCCTATCACTCTCGATTGTGAAATTACGGTACACGAAATATTGTCGGATTTATACTTGCTTTACAACCCGAAGGATGCCGCATGTATAACATGAAGTTTTTATACTTCAGCAAGACATGGGCTTTTACCCGGTTTTTTAtttggttcgtgttgctcaatcttcagctttctacataatgtttgttttaattatatgaATTTTCATAGATTGTTATTTTGGACACGCGATTTTCAAATGCATCTTTGTTTGATCTTTTTCTTccagtttaattttaaaacttataatgaGGTCTCATTTCGAgttactcttttttttatattgacagtTTTGTCAACAACACTTTAATGAATAACGTGACGTCTTGTTAAGTCTTGGAAAGTGAATGCAGTTGTGCTCGTATTGATAACGATTCAAAGCAAACCATTTTTGTAAGGCACAGcttcatatatattttgatactgtggattcatttattttcgtggttatcaattttcgtggattgaggaaaacttgcattttcgtgggTATTTTATTTCCTGGTTTTAGTAATCGCTGCATACACATCATATAGAAAAtgtgtaattcgttgaacattttaattcgtGGTTTAACTGTGCCCACGAAcaccatgaaaattggtatccaacga
Encoded here:
- the LOC134689813 gene encoding uncharacterized protein LOC134689813, with product MSDLEPNEYLRLFKCLLDTAKGIVCAFTHDKLLSSYEGSFQKYLEDKKHFFYHQWQGTQSPCCDCSSDGCTFQIICAMESWMFKILYMETTMGKTSHILKHEEGKQQKCIHKYSALNIKIDNLDICPLNYILRTTCILSTKEQAALALIEEKRNILCHAWSAKCLSTAQSSNIWNDLERAVLCLTNPYLVKIITDQITVIKSCDVTMEEITEFTQKISRMNKVLEYRESSAGNDYDNVMVMDHTIGKISDRDDPDVKEIDKTVKIEALEIPAPVKEDKKKCDENRESYSGNKYDNVTEWTKHIGEIADRDDLALNEVNKPVNKAPHGILTTVNKDPKQCEGNVLRLKYHEYENES